From the Planctomycetota bacterium genome, the window AGCGTCTCCAAACGCTCGTCGGCGATCATCTTTCCGGTCGGATGCGAGTTGAACAGCATCGCCTGGCTGATCGCGTGGGCCCCGACGAAGCCCCGGTCGAAGGCTCCCTGGCGGCGCTCCGCGAACGCCTCGGGTGTCTCGCCGTCACGGCGAACCGGCTCGATCTTGACGTACTGCGGGCACGCCTCGAGACAGCACCCGCAGCTCATGCAGGTCGAGAGCGGGTAGGCGTCTTCCTGCTCCTCGGGGGAGATCCGCGGCCCGGCGCCGTGGTCGTAGGAATCGTCGACGGGCACCCAGGCCTTGACCTTCTCGAGACCCCGGAACAACCGTCGGCGATCGACGACGAGGTCGCGGACGACGGGAAACTTCGACATCGGACGCAGCTCGATCTCGTCGCCGTCCTCGAGCAGGCGGTCGACGAGCGCCGAGCAGGCCATCCGCGTCGCACCGTTGATCAGCATCGTGCAGGATCCGCACACCTCCTCGAGGCAGTTGCAATCCCATGCCACCGGGGCCACGGGCCGTCCATCGGCGGCCCGCGCGCCGGCCGCGATCCGCTGGAGGACGCTGATCACGTTCATGTTCGGCTCGTAGGGAACCACGTGCCGCTCCCAGTAGCTCTCCTGCGCGGGAGCGTCCTGGCGGAGAATGCGGACGCGGATCGCGCGTTGCTCTTCTGCCGAGCCGGACGACGAGGGGTCCGAAGAATGGGCGGGGGCGATCATCGGGAGATCTCCACGGCGGCGTGTCGGACGGTGGGACAGGATGGCTGGGGAACGGACGTCGGCCTTCAGGTGGCGGCCGCCGCGACCGTCGGCCGGGAGGCACCCTCCGCGACCGTCGCCTGGCGTTCGCGCCACACCTCCTCGATCAGGTCGGCGCCGACCAGGCCGTACAACCGGGGGCGCGGCGGGATCAACGAAGTGTCGATGTCCTCGAAGGTGATCTGGGGATGGCCGTCGGCACCGGGGCGGGCGACCGTGCTCTTCAGCCACCGCTCGGTGTTGGCGGCAAACCGATCGCACCACGCCTCCGCCTCGCGGCGCCGGCCTACCGGATCGGTCGCGGACAGGCCGGGCACGGAAAACGCCGGCTTGAAGTGGGCCCCGCGGCACTCGTCGCGGAGCAGCGCCCCCTTGAGGATGATCTTCGCCAGCGGAAACATGTCGCCGAGCGACTTGGTGAACGTGACGTTTTGGTTGGTCCAGTTGCCGGTGTCGCTGACGGCGCTGCGGGTCCACCGCTCCTCGAGCGTGCAGACCTCGTCGTAAGCGGCGGCGAGCTGGTCGTTGCGCCGCACGACGGTCGCCACGCGCGTCATCAGCGCCCCGAGATCCTGGTGGATGGCGTAGGGGTTGTCGCCGCCGCCGCGCCGGCCGAGCAGCGCCTCGTGGCGATCCTGCTCGCGCCGCAGGGCGGAATCGAACAGCCGGGCCGGCTCCTCGGCGGCCGTCCGCGACGCGCCTTCACCCCCGGCGATCACCCCACTGGCGCAGAACAGCCCGCTGAAGATGCACGACAGCAGCGAATTGGCGCCGAGCCGGTTGGCACCGTGGTACTGGTAGTCGCATTCGCCGATCGCGTACAGGCCGGGGATCGTGGTCTGGTGGTTGCGCGGCGACCCCTCCTCCATCCCGCCGCCGGCACTGCGCCGGTAGTCGACCCACAGCCCGCCCATCGAGTAATGGACGGCGGGGAAGATCTTCATCGGCGCCGACCTCGGGTCGACCCCCTGGAACTTCTCGTAGATCTCCAGGATCCCGTGGAGCTTGCGGTCGAGTTCCTGGCGGGGGATGTGGGTCAGGTCGAGGTACACGCACGGCCGGTCGCGCTCGACCGACAAGCCCTCGTTGACGCAGATGTCGAAGATCTCCCGCGTGGCGATGTCGCGCGGCACGAGATTCTTGTATTTGGGATAGCGATCCTCGAGGAAGTAGAAGCGTTCCGACTCGGGGATCGTCGTCGGGTCGCGTGGATCCTGCGGAGTGCGCGGCACCCAGACGCGGCCCCCTTCACCGCGGGCGCTTTCGCTCATCAGCCGCAGCTTGTCGGCGCCCGGGATCGCCGTCGGGTGAACCTGGATGAACTCGCCGTTGCCGTAGGCGGCGCCGTGCTGGTAGGCACGGCTGATGGCGCTGCCCGTGCAGGCCATCGACATCGTCGAACGGCCGAAGACGAGACCGCATCCCCCCGAGGCGAGGATCACCGCGTCGGCGGCGAACGACCGGAACTGCATCGACACCAGATCCTGGCAGATCGCGCCGCGGCAACGGCCGTGGCCGTCGAGGACGGGGGCGAGGAAGTCCCAGAACTCCCACTTCTTCACCCGCCCGGCGACCTCATGCCGGCGCACCTGCTCGTCAAGCGCGTAGAGCAATTGCTGACCGGTCGTCGCCCCGGCGAAGGCCGTCCGCTTGTAGAGCGTGCCACCGAAGCGGCGCTGGTCGCGGAACCCCTCAGGGGTGCGGTTGAAGGGGACGCCGAGGCGGTCCATCAGGTCGATGATCCGTGGCCCCCAGTCGGCCATTTCCTTGACCGGCGGTTGGTGCTGGAGGAAGTCGCCGCCGTAGACGGTGTCGTCGAAGTGCTTCCACTCCGAGTCCCCCTGCTGGCGCGTCAGCGCGTTGACGCTGTTGATGCCCCCCTGGGCACAGACACTGTGCGACCGTTTCACCGGCACGAGGCTGATCAGGTCGACGGCGACGCCCAGTTCGGCCAGCCGCATCGTCGCCGACAGCCCTGCCAGCCCGCCACCGACGACCAACACCCTCGGCTGTGCCATGGATCAACCCCTTCGCTCCCGCACGCCGAGGCCGGGAAAGTCCCGTCCGGGGTGCGTGCGGGTCGATCCCCGGTGAAAAGTCGTCTCGGGCCGGCTTCCGTACCCGGCACTCAGGTTCCCACGTCCGCGGAGGCGGCAGCCGGGCTCGCCGGCAGTCCCCCTTCGAGCATCCGCCGCGCCTCGCCGCGCCGCTCCTCGAGGGCCCGTGCCGAGTCGACGTCGATCCTCCGGATGCCGACCAGCGACCCCAGACCTGCAAACGCCAACACAGCGCCGACGCCGACGCTCACCCAATTCGCCCGCCGCATCGCCGCGGGGCTCGTCCACACACCCCAGGTGATTCCCAACGACCACAGGCCGTTTGCGAAATGGTAGACCGCGGCCAGCATCCCGATGGCATACAGCAGATTCATCCCCAGGGAGGCCATCGCCACCGCGAGGGTGCTCGAGGCATGGTGCGGATCGAATCCCGGCAGGGCCGTGCCGCGGAACGGCGCCCCGAGCCAGTGGAGATGGACAAGGTGCCAGACGATGAACGCGAAAGCGATCATCCCCGTGGCCCGTTGCAACGTGTAGCGGATGTTGCCCGAGTAGGGATAGGAACCGACGTTCGGCATCCCGCCGGCGATGATCACGAATCCCACCACCGCGTGGAACAGGATCGGCAGGAAGATGAAGGCGATCTCCACCGGCACCAGCAGGGGACCGAGGCCGTGGATCGTGTCGACACGGTCCTGGAAGCTCTCCGCCCCGCCGAGGATCGACGAGTTGGTCAGCAGGTGGACCACCAGAAAGGCCCCCACCGGCAGCAGACCCGCCAGCGAGAACAGCCTGTAGATGAGAAACTGGTGGCGGGTGAAGAACGAGTCTGCGGCGGTATCGTCGCGCGTCACGATGAACCTGCTCGTTGTTGACCTGCCCGGCCGAGCGTGCCGGCCGGCACCGCGTTGGACCGGAATCTCGGCCCGTCGTCATGCGATACACGCGGACCGACGCGGCCGTGGCAACGACGCCCGGACCGGCTTCACGGTCCGCTCCTCGTCGCCTGTGCCTGCCAGGCCCTCCGCAGGCCTCGGCCCCGGGCATTAACCGCGCCGGTCCCGACCCTGCCCCGACACGGCAGCGGACCGCTCGCGATCCCGCATCACGACCACGGGGAGTATAGGACCGCGTCACGCCCGGGCAACGCCGGTGGCGTGAATTGGCGGCTTCGTTCCCTCTTTTTTATACTCCGTGCGGTGTCGCCCGGTCCGGCACGGAGGGATAGCAGGGTGTCGGAAGTCCGGAACGTGCTGGTCGTATCGGAGCCCTCGATCCGCCCTGCGGTGTCGATCGACGACGGCAGGCTCACCGTCGACACCGGTGTTTCGGGCTCGTCGCACGTCATTCCCTGCAGCGACGTCCGCGACGCTGCCGAGCGCGTCGCCACCGACGGCAGCACGGCTGCGGCCGTCCTCGTCGGCCGCGGCGCGGTCGGCGAGCTGCGTGCGCTCGAACGCGACAGCCGCGTACTCGCCGACCTTCCCGACGGCGTTGCCGTCGTCTCCGCCGGCGGCACGATCCTCTGGGGCAACGCCCGGTTCCGAGAGTGGTGTGGCTGTGAGTCGGTGGCCGATCGCCGCATCGGCGACGCCCTCAACGCCCCGGAGATCGTCGGCGACGAGGGGGATCCGGTGGCGGCCGTGGTCGCGGGAGCGACGGCCGCCGCGGCCACCGTGCGCACGGCCGACAACCGCTACTTCCACCTCCGCGCCGCCCCGTTCACCGACACCACCGCCCCCGGGGCGGCCGCCGCCGTCGTCAGTGTCCGCGAGGTGACCCACACGATCCTCGAGCAACAGAAACGCGCCGCCATCCACCACGCCGGCCAGCAGCTCGCCGACCTCACCCCGGCCGAGCTGGCGAGCATGAGCGTCACGGAGCGCATCGACCTCCTCAAGAGCAACATCCTCCATTACTCGCGCGATCTGCTGCAGTTCGACGTCATCGAGATCCGCCTCCTCGACGCGCGCACCGGTCGGCTCGAGCCGCTGCTGGCCGAGGGGATGGAGCCCGAGGCCGAGGCCCGGGTGCTGTTCGCCCGCACCGAGAACAACGGCGTCACCGGCTTCGTCGCCGCCACGGGCCGGAGCTACCACTGCACCGACACGACGCACGACCCCCACTACCTCGAGGGCTGCAAGGGGGCGAAGACGTCGCTCACCGTGCCGCTGACCTACCACGACCGGGTGATCGGCACGTTCAACGTCGAGAGCCCCGAGCCGGGCGGCTTTTCCCCGACCGACCTGCAGTTCCTCGAGATCTTCGCCCGCGACGTCGCCGTCGCCATCAACACGCTCGAGCTGCTCGTCGCGGAGAAGGCGACGACGGCGGCGGCGAGCATCGAGGCGATCCACGGGGCAGTCGCCCTGCCCGTCGACGACATCCTCAACGAGGCCGTCAACGTCATGGAGCGCTACATCGGCCACGATGCCGACGTGGTCGAGCGCCTCCAGAAGATCCTCCGCAATGCGCGCGACATCAAGCTCGTGATCCAGAAGGTCGGCGAGACGATGACCCCGAGCTCGGCCCACACCCAGTCGCGCCAGCCCCAGCGGCCGCGGCTCGTGCGCCGGCGGATCCTCGTCGTCGACGCCGACGAGCAGGTCCGGGCGGCAGCCCACTCGCACCTCGAGCGCTGCGGCTGCATCGTCGAGACGGCACGCGACGGCGGCGAGGCGATCTCGATGGTCCGCAACGCCCGCGACAGCTACGACATCGTGCTTTCCGACATCCGCCTCCCCGACATGACCGGCTACGAGCTGCTCGTCAGGCTGCTCGAGGGGATGTCTCCGGGACGGTTCATCCTGATGCAGGAATTCGGCTGGGACCCCGGCCACTCGATCGTCAAGGCGCGGCAGGCCGGCAGCCGTCTCCAGCTCTTCAAGCCGTTCCGTGTCGATCAGCTGCTCGACACGATCGAGCGGGCGCTCGCCGACTGACCGATCAGCCGGCCACGACACCCGCCCCCTGCGGAAGTGGCATCGCCACCGGGGCGACCTCGCAGCGAGTTCGCCCCAGGTTGCCCAGTCGAGCGTCGCCCCCGACCCGCTGGCCCGGGATCGGACGCCTTCTTCCCTGTTTTCCAGGCACGCTCACCCAACGGTGGCTGGCCTTGACCCGTTCCCCGGCGGGCCGCTACCTATCCCGCCCTTGCTGTCCCCAGACCACAGGGATCCGGCCCATGGCATGCCTCCACGATTCCGCCGCGCGACGCTCGGTTCGCCAGACCGATGCCGGACCGTTCGCCGGCCTGCGGCTCACTGCAGCCGCGCTCTCGCTGGCTCTCGCCGGGCCACTGGGCGCCTTGCCGGCTGCCGAGCCGCTCCCCGCGCCGGCCGATGACGCCGCCGCCGCACGCCGGGCGCTGGCGGGCGCCGAAGCGGGCGCGCCCGTCGGTCCCCCGCGGCAGCCGACGGCCGCACCGCAGGCGGCAGGGGGCGCACCGGGCACCGAACGGCTCCCCCGCGACCTGGCGATCGCCAAGGCGTCGGCCGAGGTCGCCGCCCGGCAGCTCGAGGCCCGCCGGCTGGCGACGACCGCGCCGATCGAGGCTCTCGAACTGCTCGATGCCGTCACCGCCGACATCGGCGCCCGCGACATCCCCCCCGAGACGCGTGAGCAGCTCCAGCGGCGGATCGACCGCTCGCGCCGCGAGATCGAGGAAGCCACCGGGAAGCGCCGTTCCGAGCTGGAGATGGAGCGGAAGACGGCCCGCGTCGAGGCCGAGGTCCAGCGCGAGCGCGCCCAGCGCGTCGAGGTCGATCAGCGCCTGGCGATGCTCGTCGAGGAATACAACGCCCTGATCGACGACCGCCGCTACGCCGAGGCCGAGGCGTTGGCCAAGAAGGCCGGCCAGCTGGCCCCCGAGAATCCCGTCGTCCGGCAGCTCCTCTCACAGAGCCGGATGATCCGGCGGATCGACGCGCAGAAGTCGATCGAGTCGGACAAGCAGGCGGCGGTCCTCGACGTCGCCGAGGACGTCGAGCGCTCGACGACGCCGTTCCTCGGCCCGATCGAGTTCCCCGCGACCAAGGAATGGGAAACGCTCACCAAGAACCGCACGCGCCGCGAGGCCGACGGCAAGGGGCGTCTCAACCCTGCCGAGGTGCAGATCCAGCGCAAGCTCTCGACCCCCGTCCTCGCCTCCCACCGCAACGAGCCGCTCGCCGTCGTCCTCGACTCGCTGGCCCGGCAGGCGGACGTGCCGATCCACCTCGACATGGTCGGCCTCGAGGGGGAGCAGGTCCTCAGCGACACGCCGGTGACGATCGCGCTGGACCAGAAGATCTCCCTGAAGAGCGCCCTCAAGCTGCTCCTCGAGCCGCTCCATCTCGACTACGTGATCAAGGACGAGGTGCTGAAGATCACCAGCCCACGCCTCCTCAAGGGGGACGTGTACAGCGTCTCCTACCAGGTCGCCGACCTCGTGATCCCGGTGCCGAGCTTCTCGACCGACGGCCTGGGGATCTCGGCGGCCCTCCGCGACGGCTACGCGCGCATCGCCACGCAGGAAGCCCCGGTCGTCCAGACCGGCCCACCTCCGGCGGGGATCAATGCCGCCGCCGCCCGCGGGCCGGCCGGCGCCGTCGATCCGATGTCGCTGGCGCAGATGCAGGGGCCGGTCATTCCCCCGGCGACCGGGTCGACACCGTCGATCCCCTTCGGCCCGCAGGGAGTGCCA encodes:
- a CDS encoding general secretion pathway protein GspD, which translates into the protein MACLHDSAARRSVRQTDAGPFAGLRLTAAALSLALAGPLGALPAAEPLPAPADDAAAARRALAGAEAGAPVGPPRQPTAAPQAAGGAPGTERLPRDLAIAKASAEVAARQLEARRLATTAPIEALELLDAVTADIGARDIPPETREQLQRRIDRSRREIEEATGKRRSELEMERKTARVEAEVQRERAQRVEVDQRLAMLVEEYNALIDDRRYAEAEALAKKAGQLAPENPVVRQLLSQSRMIRRIDAQKSIESDKQAAVLDVAEDVERSTTPFLGPIEFPATKEWETLTKNRTRREADGKGRLNPAEVQIQRKLSTPVLASHRNEPLAVVLDSLARQADVPIHLDMVGLEGEQVLSDTPVTIALDQKISLKSALKLLLEPLHLDYVIKDEVLKITSPRLLKGDVYSVSYQVADLVIPVPSFSTDGLGISAALRDGYARIATQEAPVVQTGPPPAGINAAAARGPAGAVDPMSLAQMQGPVIPPATGSTPSIPFGPQGVPGGNMADFESLIDLIQQTVAPQSWINTGGPGAIQQFPTNLSIVVSQTQEVHEQIADLLEQLRRLQDLQVTIEVRFISLNDTFFERIGVDFDFNIQSNVREPLNMTALPTASNSSTSPYSLGLIPGPGGPSQTIGLDPTGNPGVALAPNPGFGQQNFFSIPFRQNSFGPGSVPQLPGLPDPASSAANFGFAILSDIEAYFLIQAAQGNTRSNVMQAPKVTLFNGQTASVSDTRQRPFVTSVVPVVGDFAAAQQPVITVLSEGTAVNVQAVVSSDRRFVRLTLVPFFSTIGKVEEFQFEGSRSTSTKSSDEKTGLDGAAGLEGVPPLGAALGVQAKSDREQTLRSSGTTIQLPEFLFTTVTTTVSVPDGGTVLLGGIKRQREGRNEYGVPILSKIPYINRLFRNVGLGRTTDSLMLMVTPRIIIQEEEEDKLLGNSRP
- a CDS encoding succinate dehydrogenase, with product MTRDDTAADSFFTRHQFLIYRLFSLAGLLPVGAFLVVHLLTNSSILGGAESFQDRVDTIHGLGPLLVPVEIAFIFLPILFHAVVGFVIIAGGMPNVGSYPYSGNIRYTLQRATGMIAFAFIVWHLVHLHWLGAPFRGTALPGFDPHHASSTLAVAMASLGMNLLYAIGMLAAVYHFANGLWSLGITWGVWTSPAAMRRANWVSVGVGAVLAFAGLGSLVGIRRIDVDSARALEERRGEARRMLEGGLPASPAAASADVGT
- a CDS encoding response regulator, which translates into the protein MLVVSEPSIRPAVSIDDGRLTVDTGVSGSSHVIPCSDVRDAAERVATDGSTAAAVLVGRGAVGELRALERDSRVLADLPDGVAVVSAGGTILWGNARFREWCGCESVADRRIGDALNAPEIVGDEGDPVAAVVAGATAAAATVRTADNRYFHLRAAPFTDTTAPGAAAAVVSVREVTHTILEQQKRAAIHHAGQQLADLTPAELASMSVTERIDLLKSNILHYSRDLLQFDVIEIRLLDARTGRLEPLLAEGMEPEAEARVLFARTENNGVTGFVAATGRSYHCTDTTHDPHYLEGCKGAKTSLTVPLTYHDRVIGTFNVESPEPGGFSPTDLQFLEIFARDVAVAINTLELLVAEKATTAAASIEAIHGAVALPVDDILNEAVNVMERYIGHDADVVERLQKILRNARDIKLVIQKVGETMTPSSAHTQSRQPQRPRLVRRRILVVDADEQVRAAAHSHLERCGCIVETARDGGEAISMVRNARDSYDIVLSDIRLPDMTGYELLVRLLEGMSPGRFILMQEFGWDPGHSIVKARQAGSRLQLFKPFRVDQLLDTIERALAD
- the sdhB gene encoding succinate dehydrogenase iron-sulfur subunit encodes the protein MIAPAHSSDPSSSGSAEEQRAIRVRILRQDAPAQESYWERHVVPYEPNMNVISVLQRIAAGARAADGRPVAPVAWDCNCLEEVCGSCTMLINGATRMACSALVDRLLEDGDEIELRPMSKFPVVRDLVVDRRRLFRGLEKVKAWVPVDDSYDHGAGPRISPEEQEDAYPLSTCMSCGCCLEACPQYVKIEPVRRDGETPEAFAERRQGAFDRGFVGAHAISQAMLFNSHPTGKMIADERLETLTAPGGIQMCGNAQNCVAVCPKGIPLTRSIARAGRSATLWAIKRLFDR
- the sdhA gene encoding succinate dehydrogenase flavoprotein subunit encodes the protein MAQPRVLVVGGGLAGLSATMRLAELGVAVDLISLVPVKRSHSVCAQGGINSVNALTRQQGDSEWKHFDDTVYGGDFLQHQPPVKEMADWGPRIIDLMDRLGVPFNRTPEGFRDQRRFGGTLYKRTAFAGATTGQQLLYALDEQVRRHEVAGRVKKWEFWDFLAPVLDGHGRCRGAICQDLVSMQFRSFAADAVILASGGCGLVFGRSTMSMACTGSAISRAYQHGAAYGNGEFIQVHPTAIPGADKLRLMSESARGEGGRVWVPRTPQDPRDPTTIPESERFYFLEDRYPKYKNLVPRDIATREIFDICVNEGLSVERDRPCVYLDLTHIPRQELDRKLHGILEIYEKFQGVDPRSAPMKIFPAVHYSMGGLWVDYRRSAGGGMEEGSPRNHQTTIPGLYAIGECDYQYHGANRLGANSLLSCIFSGLFCASGVIAGGEGASRTAAEEPARLFDSALRREQDRHEALLGRRGGGDNPYAIHQDLGALMTRVATVVRRNDQLAAAYDEVCTLEERWTRSAVSDTGNWTNQNVTFTKSLGDMFPLAKIILKGALLRDECRGAHFKPAFSVPGLSATDPVGRRREAEAWCDRFAANTERWLKSTVARPGADGHPQITFEDIDTSLIPPRPRLYGLVGADLIEEVWRERQATVAEGASRPTVAAAAT